TGGTGCTATCCGATTTTAATTGAAAAAACAGGGAAACTTCCTTTCATTTTTACGTCTATTCACGCTATTTACCCTTTCTTTTTATAACGAAAAACTCGTAGACGGTATCATTCGAGTGCGCATTAGATTAATCCTTATACTTAAAcacaataatatataaaatacgTCAGCTGGATAAACAACACTGGACAAGCCCTGATGTATtagattttataatttcaaaactCATATATCataactcaaaattcgaaacaaAATCAACGAATATCGAATtttgtatataattttttttaaaaaagtaatgGGATCAATGCGTAAATAGGCATGCTTTTGTTTTAGACTATCTAAAGCTATAAATGGGAGACTCGGGGTGGTGCCAATCATGTCAAATTTTAAGACATACAAGTTATAAGattaaaaatacaaattcacTTTAACATGATCAGAATTGAAAAATAACTGCAAGTTACATgactaaaaatataattctttcgattttaattcatcattttgatCATTTGATATTAGATTTTagtttatgagacggtctcacaaatctttatctgtgagacgggtcaaccctaccgatattcataataaaaaataatactttttcatggatgacccaaataaaagatccgtctcacaaaatacgacttgtgagaccgtctcacataatttTTTGCCTTAATTTATATAGCAaagtgaaaaataaatatttgagcaATTATAGTTTGCAGATTGGGAAGTTTGGATATTGAAGCAGGAAATCCATGAGGGTATGATGTATCATTTAGGCTAGAAGCAATGTACCTCAAAATTGACGAATGTTGATATGACATCTGACAAATTCGGCCAAGTTACTTCAGGTGCATCTAAGATATTGAGGAGATCCTACAACTTACTGATAATCTTGATCCCATATATTTCCTGGAGAAAAGAAGCATTGAACGTATGCTTGAACCTGGTATTCGCCATCCATGAAGGGAATAATCTCGATTCGGGTTTTGTCCTGCGTTTTTTTAGACACTACTCTTGGATGAGACATGATGAAAAAATCCTCCTTCTTGTGCTTTAGTTATACAAATTTCCCAAAACCGATGATGAATTCCTATTGCTTCGAGTTTCCCTACGACACTTGCTTTCTCACTGAGATCAAACTTCTATTCACAAGATCTTTCAAGTACCATTTCCCCACATCTTACAAGCATTTACACTGATCACTTGGTTTAAGAAATCCTTCTGCAGCCCGCAATGTTGGGAAATTACACCGAAGCGATGTCGACcacgatgataatatagtacccaaaaattgcggaataaaataaccaacaaaaacacaaagatttatgtgGTTCACCCAATATAAGCTACGTCtacggagcactgcaacttttataactggaAGAAATAGTACAACAAATGTatacactcaatatttctcactcCCAACCCGAGTATAtagagaaaataatttctctaactcacacaagagaattctcgcactcaagaaaaaatacactcttttttctatgcactcttttttttattaaagctgaaaagcttttgattttgggatacaataaccgaaggaattgagctctatttataattaattctcTCGttcaattttataaattttcggaTGTGAGACGtggttttatattattttatttaatatgtgAGCCCCACCCTTCAACTTTGATTAGCTCAAACACATCAATTTCATAATCTTTTGGAAAAGCTGTCATGTAGAGGAAACATGGCTTTAGTCGAAGAGGTAACCGATTGTAACTCAAACATTGTATCTTTGAGCAGTGCAACACAATTGTGGGTTCTGTTGAACTTATGTTTTCCGAAATATTTCCCCACAATTCTTCTTTCGACATATTGTTGGAACTTGGAAGAAAGGAGAGTAGTCCTGCAACCACCACAATCGTGAGCGGAAGTAGCCCGCAATTTCTTGCAATCTTCTTCCCGATTTCCACCAGCTTGAATGGACAAGATTCTTGTCCAAAGAGTCTTCCCTGAAGTAGTTTCCAACTTTGATCTTCACTCATTCGGTGAGGAGTACTAAATGATCTGACGTAAAAGCGACATCCGATAGGATGAGACTGGTCCGACTTTGTGAAATCAAttagtttttatgaaaatattttatctatttagacaagtaatatttttcatataattttATCATAACTACAATATATAAtccaattttaaaattcaaaaattcatgaattatttcTACACattacatatttaatataatttcattatttttatccaaataataattaaaatatataataaaacattATGAATCAACTCGATCCATCAATGATCATGATTCATATACTTAATAAAATcttaataaaatcataattcataTACTTAATAATCTGTATTATTTTACACATGCATCATAATGTGTGTCATTGGCTAATATCTGTTAAAAAAATATGGCTTCTTACTAGGCATGTTAAAGAAGCGAATTAAGTCGAATGCTCAAATTCGATTCGAATTAGTTCTGTTCGAATTCAAACTCGATTTTAAgttggaaaattttaaaaatttgactCGAATTCGGTTCGAATTAAAGCTCAAGTTCGATTTTGACTCGAAAGATTCGAACTTTTTCATTAATTATTATTCGAAAAATAAGTATTCAAAAgacttgaaatttatttatttaatatactattatattattttaataaattattaaagatCCCAAGCAACTTAAGAACTTTCAACAATTTAATTTAGATTCAAATTGGAATCGAAAAAATCTAGAGTAGATCTCtgcgatctcacgaatctttatttgtgagacgagtcaatcctatcgatatttacaataaaaaataatactcttagcataaaaaataatattttttcatagatgacccaaataacaTATCAATTTCACGAAAAGGATCCGTAAGACTGTGTCAgacaattttttgtaaaaaaaaatagagaaaaacgGTAGTTTGACACAATTCTCAATTCAGAAAGTCTTGAAGATGAAAATGTGAGCGACCCAGTGTCTCTCAATCCCCTAGAACAACGAGAAATGGAACTGTCGTGGCAATTCAGCCGTATCAACTTCCCCACGGTTTCATCGTCTCCACTGCACCCGTGTGAGTTATCTGTTCCCAACAATCTAATCAATATTTGCCGTTCAATGAATTCAATTTtgtggattttttttttctgattttGTAGCCAAAAGGGGACATGGGTTCTTCGCTCCTAGTCGATCAGTAAGTTCCCAACTTCTGTCTTGTATTGGTTTATTTATGTGTGATTAGTGTGAGTTCTTTTGAACTTTTCTTTAGATTAGATATTTTGGTTACAGAAGAAATTTGTTGTTAATTAACTGTTGGAATGATGAATTCCATCCTTTTAGTGTTTAATCCGTAGTGTATCAGGCTTTGTAATTTTTGCATGTCCACTAGTAGATTTATGTACACTTGTGCCCGtagaaaattgtaattttcctGATGATTTTTGTGATTCTTTTTTTCATATTAGaatgaaataattaagttaCTAGTCACAGTAAAGAATTGGACATGCCGCGAATAAATGTTGCAAATAACTCGCATACGGTTTTGAGTGTTAAGGAGCGCGTGTAAGGATTGATCATGTATTGCCGGACATCCTAGGGGCATATCTATTAActagttttattttcttgtaccTTCCAACGTTATGCAATTTTGCTGTTCCTGGATATTGATGGAAGCAGTTGGGCTCTCATCATGGATCTTGCTTCGGAAGCGGTCGTCGTTGTAAACAACCAAATCAGAGATTTTCAAGTAATTGTGAGTTGATGTTCAATTTATGTGTTTCTTGTTAGCTTCTTGAAAGACGTTTTTTAGCCTTGAGGCATATCGTCGTTCAGGCTTCTTAAAGAGGGTTCAGTTTATGAACGAAGTATAATCTGATCACTCAACACATTATACCCCTGAAAAGGCATATATTCTGCCGGAGAACTCCAGAAAATAGTCTGTTTTTCGTTGTTCTGTTTCTCTTCCAATATTTCACGTTCTGTTATTGTGCTTGTCTTCTTGAATATGGAATTACtttatttcaaaaaatgaaTAGGTTTCAGCGATAAATTAGATTGATGGTTGGCTATATATGTATCGTGTGTCAATTTTTTGACAATCAGTTGATAAACAGAAAGTATTTATGTTATGCCAgttttaagaatttttatggTAAATAACTTTGCACAGAACAAAGTTTTCAATTTGTGGCTGCTGCTCTAGAGACTATTCTATGGTACTTACAGAAAGAACTTTTGGTTGATGTTCATCTGTATCTTTGAACCATACGTTTCTGGCATTATTAGTACAAATTGGCTTGACTAAGACAATTTGCAAATCTACATCATGCCACGTGCCACACCATGTAGCTCTATTTGCATTATCAATACATAAGGTTATGAGGGCAACGCCTAATTCACTTTTATTTGGCTGTACTGTTAAAAATTATGAGTCTGTTCTCTGTTGGTTCTGATAAAATGTGAACTGGTTTTGAGTTCGCTGTTGGTTCTGACTTCTGATAAAATGCGGATAtgtttttaatttgttttatgCCCATGTTCTCACATGTAAGTTGTCTTCCACATGAAGCAAGAGGTGATTTGAGAAGAACCTGTCGTCCACCTCAGAGCTCTTTGTATGATGAACCAGGCTCCAGTATATCGTGTAATGGTTGTGGTTGTCAGATAAGGGGCAAATTGTCGAGAGATGTAGTTGTTAGATCTGAATTTGCAGGGACCGGATCCACTCAAGAAATGCTTGAATTTTCAGGTGTTCTACTAGTCCTTTTAAGTTTccatttttatttgaatttatcaattAGCCTCTCTTATTCTTACCACTTTTCTTTATAACCTTGGATTTAGAATTTTGGTTGAATTCAAAGGTCAGAGGAATTTGCTTTTACGCTGTTACAGCGTTTGCTGCAATCATTTTGTTCGTGCCTATGCTTCTCGAGCATCCTCTCGTGCTCATGTTCGACCGATACCGTAGAAAAGCGCATTATCTGGTCGCCAAAACATGGGCATTTCTTACTGTTGCTCCCTTTGTCAAGATTGAGTATGAAGGATTGGAGAATCTGCCTCCAACAGATACCTCTGCTGTATATGTTTCCAATCACCAAAGCTTTTTAGACATATATGCTCTTCTTACTCTTGGTAGATGTTTCAAATTCATCAGCAAAACTTCAGTTTTTCTCTATCCAATTATCGGATGGGCCATGTTTCTGCTCGGTGTCATTCCTTTAAAGCGCATGGATAGCAAGAGTCAGTTTGTAAGTCTCTTCTCAAAATCTCATTTCATGTTACAACAAGTATGTTAATTGTTGAATGACTCGATAATACTAATGACAAACAAAAATCATCTACAGTTTTATGAAATTGGAGATATCATCGGGCTAATCATGCCATTCCAATAAACAATCTTTTGCTTTATGTATATTTTTGGCATCTTTCGTTACATATATTGACTCTCCTTTACGCTTAAGCGACTTGGATACACTTAAGCAACTTGGATTTTGTTCATTTGTTGAGCATAGGACTGCCTTAAGCAATGCATTGCTCTTATCAAGAAGGGAGCATCGGTTTTCTTCTTCCCTGAGGGCACTCGAAGTAAAGATGGGAAATTAGGTCCATTCAAGGTAAATTTATTACCCCGTCTGAGTTATTTGCTAAGATTGTTACTTAAACTTAGGCATTGAGGCTCTATATTGTTGTGAAAAATGCCAATCGTTATGTTTGTTGAAATTGTTTTTCACAGGGCTAAGATACATTTATATGAACGATACATTCTCTCCTAGAGGTGGAAAAACAGTTGAGTTCAAATAGTACCAGTTTCACACAATCAAATTCTTCCCCAATGTACAGCCTTAAAAACAATTAATGTTTCTGAAGCATGTTCATTTCttgaacttaaaataaaattcacagTATATTCTTGACCAAGGGGAAGATACACCAAAGCAATATGCATATATATGGAATTATAacttttgatcaattttttgtgTGTCAACCTGCCATGCTATGATTGTTAACATCAACAAGCATTGTGTATTCTCTAAAATTGGTTATGTTTGTTTCTCTTACATGTGTGTGGTATTGTATCAATGATTTGTTTATGTAGAAAGGTGCATTCAGTGTTGCGGCAAAGACTGGAGTACCCATTGTCCCAATTAGCCTGATTGGAACAGGTGAAATCATGCCCCCAGGATTTGAGGGCAGATTGAATCCAGGGTCATTGAAAATTATCGTTCACCCGAATATAGTAGGAAACAATCCAGATGCACTTTGTAGTGAAGCTAGAAATTTAATTGCCAGTGGGCTTAATTGACATGATTGATCAAAATTTACTTGTTTTTACCTTACCTTCACGAAAACAAGGAACGTGATCGTGCGAACCGCTGATATGATAAATATATACAGATAAAAGTTTAAGAGAGTAAGTTCAGGATCGGTGAAAGCATCATTCAATTTCAACAGCTTAGTGTTGGTTAAGTACATCTCACTTGGATTTGAAACACCTTGCAACCTAGCCTGTGACATTTTAAGAACTCCGAGCTGCAAGAAAATTACCACTCCTTTGTCAAGAATGTGTAGATGTGTCTAGATGACTTGGCAGCATTACACACCCAAGCACACAAGATAATTTCTTGATACATTTAAGTTTGCACAGGCAACATTAAACTTCTATTGGATTTTCTTATTCTTTGCACGTTTAGCTCAAGGTAAATTCTTATCCGTATATCTTACATATACATGCGACCAAACAGTGAAAAATATGGCCTGGCTGCATAAACCCATACTGATGCAAGAATTGACCTTCATTCCTGCAGCAAAAATTCAAGAGAATCTGAACGAACAAAgcaaatttttgataaaaaaaaaataataataaggatGATATGAGACAATACTGTCAACATGTGAAGGAGAGTCAAAGAAAACCCCCAGTCCCCAAAAGGAGACCTGATAAACCATGAGGTCATGTCTTTATTTGTAAGAGGAACTTTCCGTTCCTAAACCCACAAAAAATCTCACTCTCCAATCGTCGGCAAAGATTTTTACGGAAGAAAATTTGTTGATCAGATAAGTAATGAGGTCATGTttatttgttaagaaatttggcaaattTATGATAAATAATTCATTCAAGCTTAATTCTTATCGTAAAAAAGTTGAAGCTGATGATAATTAAGTTTGTTTTAACTTTGCAAGTAAGGGTTATTTTATTGCAAATTGTAACATGACCAATAATGATGATAAGAAGTAAAAGAGAAGAGACGGTCCAAAGATGATAAAATAtcattcaagaaaaaaaaaaggatcgGAAAGTGCTTGTTGAAGATGAGAGCAAGAGCGGCTGATTCAGATTCACAACTTTCTAACTTAGAGACCTCAGCCAGAGAGGGTGAGGAAGAATAAGTTCAATGCATAATGGCAAATGTTGAGTCGGAAGCCATTGAAGTTGAGCTAGAGTCTCCAGATGatatattatttgatttcaactcTAATGAATTTACACATGAAGATCTTATCACATCAATGCATGACATGGTCTATGAGTTTAGGATGTTATTGCAATAATTTGAGTGTGTGAAATCATAAAAgtctaataaatatttttgagggACTCTAGTTGCTCGCAGCAAAAGAAGCTTGACATTTTTAAAGGTAAGGTTGAATCTACTAGCAACATAAAATGATTATATTTGTAGAATGTTCCAAGTTACTATTAGTGAAAATAAACGACAGATGCAGTTGTTCAGTTCTTGAAACAAATATTCTGTTTCTATTGAAAAAATGCATGAGATGCAGAATCGACCAGAGGCAAAACTGGCTTAGGATTTGGCAACAATGaatgcaattttttttcttaatcaGGAACTCAATCGTGTCTAGATAAGGACAAGTCTAAGATAATAAATTTTGTCCGCTTCATTTCTGCTTCAGCATGATATATGAGCATAATCAGTCAGAAGTCCAACATAACCTGAATGCATCTTATGAGAACAAGGCTAAGTACGGAGGTCTTGGCTATGTTGAATCGAACAGTTCTAAGTCCAACCGAACATAGCTAAAATGTAGACAAGGTAAATCTGGTCATACATGCTCGAATTGGTCTCGCAAGAACTCAAATCTAGCTGGATATTACTATGTGAAGTAAAATATAATCGTTATCACAATTAAAAACcaattcaaaaaatatataaattggaGTTTTAATTCGATAGATTTTTCTGACTTGACGTTGACATAATTTTTATCCGTGCAACGCCATGATGTGATTTATTTGTGTCACGTTTCATaagtgaaaatgataaaaattaaaacgTAAATTTTGACTATCTAAATTGCCATGGAAATAATCGAATGTAGCCGGAAATCCGTTCCGTGATGCTGACATTGATAGGTCAAAGTCAACTTCGCACTCTTGAGTACAATCACCACGCGCTCGAAACAGCCGTCTTTCCGCGAAATGTTCAACTCTACATAACGATTGCTTCTTTGTCTTTTTCTCGTTGACTTCTCCCATTTGATCCTTTCTTCATGCTTCTATTTCATTCATCTCATGTTTAGACACAGAAAGGGTATTAATTGCTGATAAAAGAAACGAAGAAAATCGTAAGGATTAGATATGAATGTTGTGGCGCCGGCAGAGCCCCACCCAGGAGCTGCCGAGGGGGCGGCCGAGTTGATCAGGAGTTACCGTGCTTGGGAAGGCAATAATGTGATTTTCTACTGCTTGTTCTTTTTTCAGTTTTTTATGGGCAAACAATTAATGGGTTTTCCCGTGATTTACAGGAAATAGTTGATCtgtaaagaaaaggaaaaactttgtgatcatcgtgaatttatttaaatttttaagctCGAGTTTTTGATCCTTTGTTCTGGAATTGTTGTTACATGGGATTGTTGCATTCACTTTTGAATAGTTTGAGGTGTTTATTAAGTTGAGCTATcttttgtacttttaatatgcATCTATTTGGTTTTTAGGAGCTTCAGTTTGTATTAGAGGAGGGGGAAATTATATTCCCAATTTTGCAAGATACGTAAGGAAATTTTGCTTCTTGTCTGTATGGAAAATTGTGGAGAAAAAGTTGTGTTGCGTAGCTGGGAATAATCATATCACTTTGTTTCTCGATTCAAGTACAGTTGAAACATGTTTAATCGACTCAATCTTGCTGAAATTGCATGTTGATCATTTTCTTGTGCAGAAATTTTGCTTCGGAGGAAGGTTCATATTCGGGCCAGATGGGAAATCAGTTTTTCTGTCAATATTGTTAATAGTTGCTCCTGCTGCTGTTTTCTGTGTCTTCGTTGCCAGAAAACTAATGGACGACTTTTCTGGCGATTGGGGAATCTCGGTTATGGTAGTATGTGTAGTTTTCACAGTATATGTAAGTCTGGTCTCCTTCGAAGGTTTATGTTTGTTTCTGTTCGTCTGGAAGGCATTATGCCATGGCTTCATTTTGTTGAGATTTCTTAGTTCTTTACTTAAGAACAAATTGAAAGTCTTGTGATGTTTAACTTGTAGCTGGATTGTGACTTGAAATTTATCTTCTGATTCTATTTTTTTTGCTTCTTTCGCGAACCAGTATGTCGGGCAGGCATCGTGTGTTCACACATTCTTATGGTTGTTTGAGCTATATGTGGAAATTTAGATAATAGATATTTTAACAAATTTCTGCTTTCTCCTTTCCAAAAAGTAGGAATAATTTTCCCTTGCTTGAGATGTTATTTCCAAGGGATAAAATTTAGTTGGATTGATGTTGTTTCTGGCATAAGAGATGAGCTCAAGTTTAACATTTGGCTGTTGTATACATACAGGTATTATTCCTTCTCCTATTGACTTCTGGAAGAGATCCAGGTATTGTACCTCGCAATTCTCAGCCTCCAGAACCAGAAAGTTATGAAGCTAGTGCAGAACTCAGGATAGATCAAATGTCACGTTTTCCTCGTTCAAAAGATGTAGTCGTTAATGGAGTAACTGTGAAAGTCAAATACTGTGACACTTGTATGCTATATCGGCCTCCTCGTTGTTCACATTGCTCGATTTGCGACAACTGTGTGGAACGATTTGATCATCACTGTCCCTGGGTTGGACAATGCATCGGACTAGTAAGTATCATTTTGAGTTACAATACCAGTTCAAGTCTCATATAACTTTTGTTTGATAGTATCAACTGTGCTTTCTATCCCATCGGACTGCTAAGCTGACATGACTGTCAAAACATAGAATTTGGACTGCCATacgctttaaaaaaaaaatttggagtTGCATCACTATCATGTTTCATTCAGTTTAATTCTTTTTTTGAACTCTTGCTGAGAATTTTTCAGCAGCAGCTTCTTGTTGTTCATGTGAATGTTCTTGAATGGTTCTTTGTTGTGGATGCAGAGAAACTATCGGTTCTTTTTCATGTTCATCTTCTCAGCAACACTTCTTTGCTTGTATGTACACGGGTTTTGCTGGGTTTATGTTAAAAGTATAATCAATAGCGAGAAGACCTCATTCTTTAAAACAGCGGCCAAAACTCCAGCCTCCATCGCGCTTATTATCTATACATTTCTAGCGCTTTGGTTCGTTGGCGGCCTATCTATATTCCATCTCTACCTCATCAGTTCAAACCAGGTAGCATGCTGGTATTCATTTGTTTCAAATTTCTCTGTAATTTAAGGTTCCTCTGAACTTTTAGAAGCATCTTGAAAAAACTCAATTATCTTGACAAAacgaataaaaattttaatctgaaaatattttatgcttttacTGCAGTCAACTTATGAGAATTTTAGATATCGGTACAATGGACGCACGAATCCTTACAACAGAGGGATGGTTCTCAACTTCTTGGAGGTATTCTGCAGTGGTATTCCTCTATCAAAGAACAACTTTCGAGCAAAAGTGCAGAAAAAGCCCGCGATGCAACCATTTCATGCAGTCGGCTCGAGTTTTGTTAGCACAAACTCGACAAATTCAAGAAGAGAGCGAAGGAAGGCTGCTTGGGACGAGGGTGTAGACCGAGATAATTCCATGGGGCCTGAAATCAATACCATCGACAGCATGGAAAATCGATGGTAGAAGATGGCGAAACCGAGTATCAAAGTTATTGATGTGGTAAATTGTGTATATGTAATTCTTTAAGACGAGTGTGGTTATACTTCATATCTCACCCGTAGATATTAACTTGTCTGTCTGAAGTTGTTCTCAAtcttttttcattaaaatttgAGTTTCAAGTGGAAATCATCGGCCCTAAAGGGATCTATTCGCTTCGAATAATCGTCGAACAAAAATCTTTCTTCGAAGCATCGTTTCCATTTTCATGTTGATACAATTGAATTTTCTTGGCTGAGTTCATCAATGATCAAGTCATCATCAAAACCCACAACCATTTTTTTGTCGGAAGCTTGGACAGTGGATGAATGATCAACAGTAGAAGAATAAGAAAAGGATCAGAGATCTTGTACTGTGCCACTGTTCTTCATCTTCATCGTCTTTTTTCCAAACAAAACCAATCCTTTCAAACGCCATGGTCAAGTCTCCATCCAATTTCACCTCGTCTGCATTAGCCGCTGAAGAACTCCGATCATCATCAGTAGTTAATACCGAACAACAATACGAATCCATGAAATCTTGAGCTTCATATGCAGATTTTCTGATTCCATTTACCACCGAATCGACAGTTCCACGATGCTTATCTGAATAATCTTCAAGGAAAGTGAATAAAATCAACTATTCCATGGAGATAAAGGATTTTTTCCTCAGTGAAAAAGATCGACATAATGTTCAAGATCCAAAATATCTTGCAATGATCGAGCAAGAGCAAGAAGCGCAGCCATGGGAGCTGGGGACAAAAATGCAGGGGGAAGAAATGAGAG
This window of the Primulina tabacum isolate GXHZ01 chromosome 12, ASM2559414v2, whole genome shotgun sequence genome carries:
- the LOC142520926 gene encoding 1-acyl-sn-glycerol-3-phosphate acyltransferase BAT2, chloroplastic-like isoform X2: MELSWQFSRINFPTVSSSPLHPSKRGHGFFAPSRSLGSHHGSCFGSGRRCKQPNQRFSSNCCLPHEARGDLRRTCRPPQSSLYDEPGSSISCNGCGCQIRGKLSRDVVVRSEFAGTGSTQEMLEFSEFWLNSKVRGICFYAVTAFAAIILFVPMLLEHPLVLMFDRYRRKAHYLVAKTWAFLTVAPFVKIEYEGLENLPPTDTSAVYVSNHQSFLDIYALLTLGRCFKFISKTSVFLYPIIGWAMFLLGVIPLKRMDSKSQFDCLKQCIALIKKGASVFFFPEGTRSKDGKLGPFKKGAFSVAAKTGVPIVPISLIGTGEIMPPGFEGRLNPGSLKIIVHPNIVGNNPDALCSEARNLIASGLN
- the LOC142520926 gene encoding 1-acyl-sn-glycerol-3-phosphate acyltransferase BAT2, chloroplastic-like isoform X3, producing MELSWQFSRINFPTVSSSPLHPSKRGHGFFAPSRSQLGSHHGSCFGSGRRCKQPNQRFSSNSRGDLRRTCRPPQSSLYDEPGSSISCNGCGCQIRGKLSRDVVVRSEFAGTGSTQEMLEFSEFWLNSKVRGICFYAVTAFAAIILFVPMLLEHPLVLMFDRYRRKAHYLVAKTWAFLTVAPFVKIEYEGLENLPPTDTSAVYVSNHQSFLDIYALLTLGRCFKFISKTSVFLYPIIGWAMFLLGVIPLKRMDSKSQFDCLKQCIALIKKGASVFFFPEGTRSKDGKLGPFKKGAFSVAAKTGVPIVPISLIGTGEIMPPGFEGRLNPGSLKIIVHPNIVGNNPDALCSEARNLIASGLN
- the LOC142520926 gene encoding 1-acyl-sn-glycerol-3-phosphate acyltransferase BAT2, chloroplastic-like isoform X1, whose product is MELSWQFSRINFPTVSSSPLHPSKRGHGFFAPSRSQLGSHHGSCFGSGRRCKQPNQRFSSNCCLPHEARGDLRRTCRPPQSSLYDEPGSSISCNGCGCQIRGKLSRDVVVRSEFAGTGSTQEMLEFSEFWLNSKVRGICFYAVTAFAAIILFVPMLLEHPLVLMFDRYRRKAHYLVAKTWAFLTVAPFVKIEYEGLENLPPTDTSAVYVSNHQSFLDIYALLTLGRCFKFISKTSVFLYPIIGWAMFLLGVIPLKRMDSKSQFDCLKQCIALIKKGASVFFFPEGTRSKDGKLGPFKKGAFSVAAKTGVPIVPISLIGTGEIMPPGFEGRLNPGSLKIIVHPNIVGNNPDALCSEARNLIASGLN
- the LOC142520926 gene encoding 1-acyl-sn-glycerol-3-phosphate acyltransferase BAT2, chloroplastic-like isoform X4, whose amino-acid sequence is MELSWQFSRINFPTVSSSPLHPSKRGHGFFAPSRSLGSHHGSCFGSGRRCKQPNQRFSSNSRGDLRRTCRPPQSSLYDEPGSSISCNGCGCQIRGKLSRDVVVRSEFAGTGSTQEMLEFSEFWLNSKVRGICFYAVTAFAAIILFVPMLLEHPLVLMFDRYRRKAHYLVAKTWAFLTVAPFVKIEYEGLENLPPTDTSAVYVSNHQSFLDIYALLTLGRCFKFISKTSVFLYPIIGWAMFLLGVIPLKRMDSKSQFDCLKQCIALIKKGASVFFFPEGTRSKDGKLGPFKKGAFSVAAKTGVPIVPISLIGTGEIMPPGFEGRLNPGSLKIIVHPNIVGNNPDALCSEARNLIASGLN
- the LOC142521057 gene encoding putative protein S-acyltransferase 7; amino-acid sequence: MNVVAPAEPHPGAAEGAAELIRSYRAWEGNNKFCFGGRFIFGPDGKSVFLSILLIVAPAAVFCVFVARKLMDDFSGDWGISVMVVCVVFTVYVLFLLLLTSGRDPGIVPRNSQPPEPESYEASAELRIDQMSRFPRSKDVVVNGVTVKVKYCDTCMLYRPPRCSHCSICDNCVERFDHHCPWVGQCIGLRNYRFFFMFIFSATLLCLYVHGFCWVYVKSIINSEKTSFFKTAAKTPASIALIIYTFLALWFVGGLSIFHLYLISSNQSTYENFRYRYNGRTNPYNRGMVLNFLEVFCSGIPLSKNNFRAKVQKKPAMQPFHAVGSSFVSTNSTNSRRERRKAAWDEGVDRDNSMGPEINTIDSMENRW